From the genome of Leptospira koniambonensis:
CAAGATCTATAAAAATTTCCTTAAAACTAAGCTCTCTTTCTGATTCTGAAACTTTTGTAGAATCTATTTCTGTTCCTGTATATTCTTCGATGGAAGGAAGTCCAACAGATTGAGGAGTGTCTAATAATCTGAAATATAAATAGATAGCGGTTAAAAATGAAAGGGCAGCAGGAATATAAAATGCATTTCTCCATCCGAACCAAGAAGCACTGTACGCTGCGATCACTCCTACAAGTCCGCCCCCCACATTATGCGCGATGTTCCAGATTGCGAATTTTGATCCTCTTTCTTTAACGGAGAACCAATGCCCTAAAGATCTTCCACAAGGTGGCCAGCCCATTCCTTGGAATAAACCATTTAATCCCCATAAAATTAAATGTGTTTGGTAATCAGAAGAAGCACCAAAACATATATTACAAATCCCTGTTAGAATAAGACCTAATGGCATGAAGATCTTAGGGTTACTTCTATCTGATAAAGCCCCCATTAGGAATTTTCCGATACCATAAGAGATCGCTGTGATCGCTAAAATATTTCCGATCTGTTCTTGTGAATAGGAAAGTGCTTGGCCAATTTCCTTGGAAACGACTGGGAAATTGTTCCGGACTGTGTAAAAGACAGAATATCCGAGAAAAGTGGCTTCTAAAATTCTCCAACGAAACTTTGGATAAAGAGTTTGGACTTCCGATTCGGGACGTAATGGTTTAGGTGGACTGGGTAGAATCCAAGATAATAGACCTTTTCTCATCGATCGGGAAGAATGATCGTATATTGTCGGACGCACAAGTAGAATTTAATTAAAAATGTCTAAATCCAGATTCTTTAGGTGAATAAATTTTTCCTTCATAAGAATATCTTACCTGAGGAGATTCACCTTCTTCTAATGCAAAAACGATCCCTATTTTTCGGATAGAGATCCCTTCCCAGGTGAAAGGTAATTCATCCGGTGATAAAAACAGAAGTTCTAATTCTTCTCCAGATGTTAAAACTCCTTCTATCCCGATTGCTTCTTTTACTCCGTTCTCAAAGGGAAGTTTGTCTAGATCTAATTCTATCCTGACTCCGGAGG
Proteins encoded in this window:
- a CDS encoding MFS transporter yields the protein MRKGLLSWILPSPPKPLRPESEVQTLYPKFRWRILEATFLGYSVFYTVRNNFPVVSKEIGQALSYSQEQIGNILAITAISYGIGKFLMGALSDRSNPKIFMPLGLILTGICNICFGASSDYQTHLILWGLNGLFQGMGWPPCGRSLGHWFSVKERGSKFAIWNIAHNVGGGLVGVIAAYSASWFGWRNAFYIPAALSFLTAIYLYFRLLDTPQSVGLPSIEEYTGTEIDSTKVSESERELSFKEIFIDLVLLNKYIWVFAIANFFVYIVRYSLTDWGPSYLKFAKGASLEKGGISTLIYEFAGIGSTLLVGWYSDKVGGKRGLVSLVCMFPILFALFGILLIPSGYLWADLTLFGVVGFFIYPPVMLLGVAGLDFTSKKAVGTAAGFIGLFGYLGRTALSKGLGWMSSYPWFRWEYSIFIIFTSAILAIILLAFTWNWKPKH